One window from the genome of Streptomyces sp. NBC_00708 encodes:
- the thrC gene encoding threonine synthase, with the protein MTTKGTHQWRGIIEEYRDRLPVTSTTPVVTLREGGTPLVPAQVLSERTGCEVHLKVEGANPTGSFKDRGMTMAITRAKEEGAQAVICASTGNTSASAAAYAVRAGMVCAVLVPQGKIALGKMGQALVHGAKILQVDGNFDDCLTLARSLSDNYPVALVNSVNPVRIEGQKTAAFEIVDALGDAPDIHVLPVGNAGNITAYWKGYTEYAGDGMSTHKPRMWGFQASGSAPIVRGEVVKDPSTIATAIRIGNPASWNYALAARDESGGFIDEVTDRQILSAYRLLASQEGVFVEPASAASVAGLLKAAEEGKVDPGQKIVCTVTGNGLKDPDWAVAGAPQPVTVPVDAAAAAEKLGLA; encoded by the coding sequence ATGACCACCAAGGGCACCCACCAGTGGCGCGGCATCATCGAGGAGTACCGGGACCGTCTCCCGGTCACGAGCACGACGCCGGTCGTCACGCTCCGTGAGGGCGGCACGCCGCTCGTCCCCGCTCAGGTCCTCTCCGAGCGCACGGGCTGCGAGGTGCACCTCAAGGTCGAGGGCGCCAACCCCACCGGGTCCTTCAAGGACCGCGGCATGACCATGGCCATCACCCGGGCCAAGGAGGAGGGCGCGCAGGCCGTCATCTGCGCCTCCACCGGCAACACCTCCGCCTCGGCCGCCGCCTACGCGGTCCGGGCCGGGATGGTCTGCGCCGTCCTCGTGCCGCAGGGCAAGATCGCGCTCGGCAAGATGGGCCAGGCGCTCGTCCACGGCGCCAAGATCCTCCAGGTCGACGGCAACTTCGACGACTGCCTGACGCTGGCCCGCTCGCTCTCGGACAACTACCCGGTCGCGCTGGTCAATTCGGTCAACCCGGTCCGTATCGAGGGCCAGAAGACCGCCGCGTTCGAGATCGTCGACGCGCTCGGCGACGCCCCGGACATCCACGTCCTCCCGGTCGGCAACGCCGGCAACATCACCGCGTACTGGAAGGGCTACACCGAGTACGCCGGGGACGGCATGTCGACGCACAAGCCGCGGATGTGGGGCTTCCAGGCCTCCGGCTCCGCGCCCATCGTGCGCGGCGAGGTCGTCAAGGACCCGTCGACCATCGCCACCGCGATCCGGATCGGCAACCCGGCCTCCTGGAACTACGCGCTCGCCGCGCGCGACGAGTCCGGCGGCTTCATCGACGAGGTCACGGACCGTCAGATCCTGTCCGCGTACCGCCTGTTGGCCTCCCAGGAGGGCGTCTTCGTGGAGCCCGCGTCGGCCGCGTCCGTCGCCGGTCTGCTGAAGGCCGCCGAGGAGGGCAAGGTCGACCCCGGCCAGAAGATCGTCTGCACGGTCACCGGCAACGGCCTCAAGGACCCCGACTGGGCCGTCGCGGGCGCCCCGCAGCCGGTCACCGTCCCGGTCGACGCGGCCGCCGCCGCAGAGAAGCTCGGCCTGGCGTAA
- the rho gene encoding transcription termination factor Rho, translating into MSDTTDLMGVTADKSVDSAAPAEGAATGTTARRRRSGTGLDGMVLAELQQVASGLGIKGTARMRKSQLIEVIKEAQAGGGSSAPKAKAAAAPADAAETKPKRRATSKARTGTADETAAAPADQATAQQQIDIPGQPASDDQPAGERRRRRATAQAGSPESKPDAKAQSKDRAQDEPKQDQKQEAPAEGSDAKAEAGADNAEGRRGDRQDRGQRGERGEQRRDRQRDRQRGKGDDQQGGRRQGQGGGGQNQGGNNGPQDDGFDDEGGRRGRRGRYRDRRGRRGRDDFASDAPPVTDDDVLIPVAGILDILDNYAFIRTSGYLPGPNDVYVSLAQVRKNGLRKGDHVTGAVRQPKDGERREKFNALVRLDSVNGMAPESGRGRPEFQKLTPLYPQDRLRLETDSNVLTTRIIDLVAPIGKGQRGLIVAPPKTGKTMILQAIANAITVNSPECHLMVVLVDERPEEVTDMQRSVKGEVISSTFDRPAEDHTTVAELAIERAKRLVELGHDVVVLLDSITRLGRAYNLAAPASGRILSGGVDSTALYPPKRFFGAARNIEDGGSLTILATALVETGSRMDEVIFEEFKGTGNMELKLDRKLSDKRIFPAVDVDASSTRKEEILLGSEELGIVWKLRRVLHALDQQQAIELLLDRMKKTQSNAEFLLQIQKTTPAPGNND; encoded by the coding sequence GTGAGCGACACCACCGATCTGATGGGCGTGACTGCCGACAAGAGCGTCGACAGCGCCGCGCCCGCCGAAGGTGCTGCCACTGGCACCACCGCACGGCGCCGCCGCTCCGGCACCGGCCTTGACGGCATGGTCCTGGCCGAGCTGCAGCAGGTCGCGTCCGGCCTCGGTATCAAGGGCACCGCGCGGATGCGCAAGAGCCAGCTGATCGAGGTCATCAAGGAGGCCCAGGCCGGCGGCGGCTCCTCCGCCCCCAAGGCCAAGGCCGCCGCGGCCCCCGCCGATGCGGCGGAGACCAAGCCGAAGCGCCGCGCCACCTCCAAGGCGCGCACCGGCACGGCCGACGAGACCGCCGCCGCGCCCGCCGACCAGGCCACGGCCCAGCAGCAGATCGACATCCCGGGCCAGCCGGCCAGCGACGACCAGCCCGCGGGCGAGCGCCGTCGCCGGCGTGCCACCGCGCAGGCGGGCAGCCCGGAGAGCAAGCCGGACGCCAAGGCGCAGTCCAAGGACCGCGCCCAGGACGAGCCGAAGCAGGACCAGAAGCAGGAGGCGCCCGCAGAGGGCTCCGACGCCAAGGCCGAGGCCGGTGCCGACAACGCCGAGGGGCGTCGCGGCGACCGCCAGGACCGCGGCCAGCGCGGCGAGCGGGGCGAGCAGCGCCGTGACCGCCAGCGCGACCGCCAGCGCGGCAAGGGCGACGACCAGCAGGGCGGCCGGCGCCAGGGCCAGGGCGGCGGCGGCCAGAACCAGGGCGGCAACAACGGCCCGCAGGACGACGGCTTCGACGACGAGGGCGGCCGGCGCGGCCGTCGTGGGCGCTACCGCGACCGCCGCGGCCGTCGTGGGCGCGACGACTTCGCGAGCGACGCCCCGCCCGTCACCGACGACGACGTCCTGATCCCCGTCGCGGGCATCCTGGACATCCTCGACAACTACGCGTTCATCCGGACCTCCGGCTACCTGCCCGGCCCGAACGACGTGTACGTCTCGCTCGCCCAGGTCCGCAAGAACGGCCTGCGCAAGGGTGACCACGTCACCGGTGCCGTGCGCCAGCCCAAGGACGGCGAGCGCCGCGAGAAGTTCAACGCGCTGGTCCGCCTCGACTCGGTCAACGGCATGGCGCCGGAATCCGGCCGCGGCCGCCCCGAGTTCCAGAAGCTGACGCCGCTCTACCCGCAGGACCGGCTCCGCCTGGAGACCGACTCCAACGTCCTGACGACGCGGATCATCGACCTGGTCGCCCCCATCGGCAAGGGCCAGCGCGGTCTGATCGTGGCCCCGCCGAAGACCGGTAAGACCATGATCCTCCAGGCCATCGCCAACGCGATCACGGTCAACAGCCCCGAGTGCCACCTGATGGTCGTCCTCGTCGACGAGCGTCCGGAAGAGGTCACCGACATGCAGCGGTCGGTGAAGGGCGAGGTCATCTCCTCGACCTTCGACCGTCCCGCCGAGGACCACACCACCGTCGCCGAGCTGGCCATCGAGCGCGCCAAGCGCCTCGTGGAGCTGGGTCACGACGTGGTCGTCCTGCTCGACTCGATCACCCGTCTGGGACGCGCGTACAACCTCGCCGCCCCGGCCTCCGGCCGCATCCTGTCCGGTGGTGTCGACTCGACCGCGCTCTACCCGCCGAAGCGCTTCTTCGGTGCGGCGCGCAACATCGAGGACGGCGGCTCGCTGACCATCCTGGCCACCGCGCTCGTCGAGACCGGCTCGCGCATGGACGAGGTGATCTTCGAGGAGTTCAAGGGCACCGGCAACATGGAGCTCAAGCTCGACCGCAAGCTCTCCGACAAGCGGATCTTCCCGGCGGTGGACGTCGACGCGTCCTCCACCCGCAAGGAGGAAATCCTGCTCGGCAGCGAGGAGTTGGGGATCGT
- the thrB gene encoding homoserine kinase — protein MAGPAFRAAAVRVRVPATSANLGPGFDALGLSLGLYDDVVVRVADSGLHIDIAGEGADTLPRDEKHLLVRSLRTAFDLLGGQPRGLEIVCANRIPHGRGLGSSSAAICAGIVAARAVTTGGDARLDDAALLELATEIEGHPDNVAACLLGGFTLAWMDGASARAIRMDPADSIVPVVFVPGKPVLTETARGLLPRTVPHVDAAFNAGRAALLVEALTRRPELLLTATEDRLHQDYRAPAMPESVELVGRLRAEGVPAVISGAGPTVLALAEDGAADKVAALAGEGWAANRLALDARGASVLPLAP, from the coding sequence ATGGCCGGTCCCGCCTTCCGAGCCGCCGCCGTCCGGGTGCGCGTCCCCGCGACCAGCGCCAACCTGGGGCCCGGTTTCGACGCCCTCGGCCTGTCGCTCGGCCTGTACGACGACGTCGTCGTCCGCGTCGCCGACTCCGGACTGCACATCGACATCGCCGGCGAGGGTGCGGACACCCTGCCCCGCGACGAGAAGCACCTGCTCGTACGGTCCCTGCGCACCGCCTTCGACCTGCTCGGCGGTCAGCCGCGCGGCCTGGAGATCGTCTGCGCCAACCGCATCCCGCACGGGCGCGGCCTCGGCTCCTCCTCCGCCGCCATCTGCGCCGGCATCGTCGCCGCCCGCGCCGTGACGACCGGCGGCGACGCCCGCCTCGACGACGCGGCCCTGCTGGAACTCGCCACCGAGATCGAGGGCCACCCGGACAACGTCGCGGCCTGTCTCCTCGGCGGATTCACGCTCGCCTGGATGGACGGCGCGTCCGCCCGCGCGATCAGGATGGATCCCGCTGATTCCATCGTTCCGGTGGTTTTCGTCCCCGGCAAGCCGGTGCTGACCGAGACCGCCCGCGGCCTGCTGCCGCGCACCGTCCCGCACGTCGACGCCGCCTTCAACGCGGGCCGTGCCGCCCTCCTCGTCGAGGCCCTGACCAGGCGCCCCGAGCTGCTGCTCACGGCCACCGAGGACCGGCTGCACCAGGACTACCGCGCGCCCGCCATGCCCGAGAGCGTCGAACTCGTGGGCCGGCTGCGCGCCGAGGGCGTTCCCGCGGTCATCTCCGGCGCGGGACCGACGGTGCTGGCCCTGGCCGAGGACGGCGCGGCCGACAAGGTCGCCGCGCTGGCGGGCGAGGGATGGGCGGCCAACCGGCTCGCTCTCGACGCGCGGGGCGCGAGCGTCCTGCCGCTGGCGCCCTAG
- a CDS encoding homoserine dehydrogenase — MMRTRPLKVALLGCGVVGSEVARIMTTHADDLTARIGAPVELAGVAVRRPSKVREGIDPALITTDATALVKRGDIDVVIEVIGGIEPARTLIRTAFEHGASVVSANKALLAEDGAALHAAAEQHGRDLYYEAAVAGAIPLVRPLRESLAGDKVNRVLGIVNGTTNFILDKMDTSGAGYSEALDEATALGYAEADPTADVEGFDAAAKAAILAGIAFHTRVKIGDVHREGITEVTAADIASARRMGCTVKLLAICERAADGASVTARVHPAMIPLSHPLASVREAYNAVFVEAEAAGQLMFYGPGAGGAPTASAVLGDLVAVCRNKLNEAPGPGESAYTRLPVSPMGDVVTRYHISLDVADKPGVLAQVATVFAEQDVSIDTVRQQGRQDGSGEASLVVVTHRAPDAALSGTVEALRKLDTVRGVASIMRVEGE; from the coding sequence ATGATGCGTACGCGTCCGCTGAAGGTGGCGCTGCTGGGCTGTGGAGTGGTCGGCTCAGAGGTGGCGCGCATCATGACGACGCACGCCGACGACCTCACGGCGCGCATCGGCGCGCCGGTGGAGCTCGCCGGTGTCGCCGTCCGCCGGCCCTCCAAGGTGCGCGAGGGCATCGACCCCGCGCTGATCACCACGGACGCGACCGCCCTCGTCAAACGCGGCGACATCGACGTCGTCATCGAGGTCATCGGGGGCATCGAGCCCGCCCGTACGCTCATCAGGACCGCCTTCGAGCACGGCGCGAGCGTCGTCTCCGCCAACAAGGCGCTGCTCGCCGAGGACGGCGCCGCCCTGCACGCCGCCGCCGAACAGCACGGCCGGGACCTCTACTACGAGGCCGCCGTGGCCGGTGCCATCCCGCTCGTCCGGCCGCTGCGCGAGTCGCTCGCGGGCGACAAGGTGAACCGGGTGCTCGGCATCGTCAACGGCACCACCAACTTCATCCTCGACAAGATGGACACCAGCGGCGCCGGCTACTCCGAGGCGCTCGACGAGGCCACCGCCCTCGGTTACGCGGAGGCCGACCCCACCGCCGACGTGGAGGGCTTCGACGCCGCCGCCAAGGCCGCGATCCTCGCCGGTATCGCCTTCCACACCCGGGTGAAGATCGGCGATGTGCACCGCGAGGGCATCACCGAGGTCACCGCCGCCGACATCGCCTCCGCCCGCCGTATGGGCTGCACCGTCAAGCTCCTCGCCATCTGCGAGCGCGCCGCCGACGGGGCCTCGGTGACGGCCCGCGTGCACCCCGCGATGATCCCGCTGAGTCACCCCCTCGCCTCCGTGCGCGAGGCGTACAACGCGGTGTTCGTCGAGGCGGAGGCCGCCGGGCAGCTGATGTTCTACGGCCCCGGCGCGGGCGGCGCGCCCACCGCGTCCGCCGTCCTGGGCGACCTCGTCGCCGTCTGCCGCAACAAGCTCAACGAGGCCCCCGGGCCCGGCGAGTCCGCGTACACGCGTCTGCCGGTGAGCCCCATGGGCGACGTCGTCACGCGGTACCACATCAGCCTCGACGTGGCCGACAAACCGGGCGTGCTCGCCCAGGTAGCGACGGTCTTCGCCGAACAGGACGTATCGATCGATACGGTCCGCCAGCAAGGCCGACAGGACGGCAGCGGCGAGGCATCGCTCGTCGTCGTCACCCACCGCGCGCCCGACGCCGCCCTCTCCGGGACCGTCGAGGCGCTGCGCAAGCTCGACACCGTGCGCGGTGTCGCCAGCATCATGCGTGTTGAAGGGGAGTAA
- the lysA gene encoding diaminopimelate decarboxylase has protein sequence MSRSAHPAGPRHADVMTDGHYLAPADDLNALDEKVWSRTVTRDEHGALTVGGIPVSRLAEEFGTPAYFLDEADFRARCRAWSDAFGPGADVFYAGKAFLSRAVVRWLKEEGLNLDVCSGGELTTALNAGMPAERIAFHGNNKTVEEIERAVEAGVGRIVLDSFQEIVRVAHVAQSLGRRQRVQIRVTVGVEAHTHEFIATAHEDQKFGIALAGGQAAEAVRRALTLDGLELVGIHSHIGSQIFDMAGFEVSARRVVQLLAEVRDEHGVELPEIDLGGGLGIAYTSEDDPREPHEIAKSLGDIVTRECEAAGLATPRISVEPGRAIVGPTAFTLYEVGTIKPLEGLRTYVSVDGGMSDNIRTALYDAEYSVALVSRTSDAEPMLVRVVGKHCESGDIVVKDAYLPSDLAPGDLIAVPATGAYCRSMASNYNHALRPPVVAVRDGEARVIVRRETEEDLLRLDVG, from the coding sequence ATGAGCCGTTCCGCACACCCCGCCGGACCCCGTCACGCCGACGTCATGACCGACGGCCACTACCTCGCCCCCGCCGACGACCTCAACGCCCTCGACGAGAAGGTGTGGTCCCGCACCGTCACCCGCGACGAGCACGGCGCCCTGACCGTCGGCGGAATCCCGGTCTCCCGGCTGGCCGAGGAGTTCGGCACCCCCGCCTACTTCCTCGACGAGGCCGACTTCCGGGCCCGCTGCCGCGCCTGGTCCGACGCCTTCGGGCCCGGGGCCGACGTCTTCTACGCCGGCAAGGCGTTCCTCTCCCGGGCGGTCGTGCGCTGGCTCAAGGAGGAGGGGCTCAACCTCGACGTCTGCTCGGGCGGCGAGCTGACCACCGCCCTGAACGCCGGGATGCCCGCCGAGCGCATCGCCTTCCACGGCAACAACAAGACCGTCGAGGAGATCGAGCGGGCCGTCGAGGCGGGCGTCGGACGCATCGTCCTCGACTCCTTCCAGGAGATCGTCCGCGTCGCCCACGTCGCGCAGAGCCTCGGCAGGCGCCAGCGCGTCCAGATCCGGGTCACCGTCGGCGTCGAGGCGCACACCCACGAGTTCATCGCCACCGCCCACGAGGACCAGAAGTTCGGCATCGCGCTGGCCGGGGGACAGGCCGCCGAGGCGGTCCGCCGGGCGCTCACGCTCGACGGGCTCGAACTCGTCGGCATCCACTCCCACATCGGCTCGCAGATCTTCGACATGGCCGGCTTCGAGGTCTCCGCCCGCCGCGTCGTGCAGCTGCTCGCCGAGGTGCGCGACGAACACGGCGTCGAACTGCCCGAGATCGACCTCGGCGGCGGCCTCGGCATCGCGTACACCTCCGAGGACGACCCGCGCGAGCCGCACGAGATCGCCAAGTCGCTCGGCGACATCGTGACCCGCGAGTGCGAGGCCGCCGGGCTCGCCACCCCCCGTATCTCCGTCGAGCCGGGCCGCGCCATCGTCGGCCCGACCGCCTTCACGCTGTACGAGGTCGGCACCATCAAGCCGCTGGAGGGGCTGCGCACCTACGTGAGCGTCGACGGCGGCATGTCGGACAACATCCGCACCGCGCTGTACGACGCCGAGTACAGCGTCGCGCTTGTCTCGCGCACCTCGGACGCCGAACCGATGCTCGTCCGCGTCGTCGGCAAGCACTGCGAGAGCGGCGACATCGTGGTCAAGGACGCCTACCTCCCGTCCGACCTGGCCCCCGGAGACCTGATCGCCGTGCCCGCCACCGGCGCGTACTGCCGCTCCATGGCGAGCAACTACAACCACGCCCTGCGCCCGCCGGTCGTCGCCGTGCGGGACGGGGAGGCGCGGGTGATCGTCCGGCGTGAGACGGAGGAAGATCTCCTGCGTCTCGATGTCGGCTGA